From Candidatus Atelocyanobacterium thalassa isolate ALOHA, a single genomic window includes:
- the aroB gene encoding 3-dehydroquinate synthase: MSSIISAKLSTSNYNIVISPNSLTSIGKHLRLLNIDNKVLIISNPFIFATYGQIILSSLAREKFKVFFYLIPSGECSKTLDHIKKIYDSVLKHRIERSSTLLALGGGVVGDVAGFVAATWLRGINLIQVPTSLLAMVDASIGGKTGVNYSQGKNLIGSFYSPRLVFIDPVVLKTLPIRELKAGMAEIVKYSLIWDKELFIYLESEDTLNDLNTINLKILQKIIIKSCLTKINIVNQDESEKGIRAILNYGHTIGHSIESLSKHDIVHGEAVSIGMVAAGRIASLLGIWREDLRIRQEQLLKKISLPTKIPNSLRVDNILENLKLDKKIKSGKIRFILPQKIGKVKVYNDIPSKVIVNILKSMYSF; the protein is encoded by the coding sequence ATGTCATCTATTATTTCAGCTAAATTATCTACCTCAAATTACAATATAGTAATTTCTCCTAATTCCTTAACTAGTATAGGAAAACATCTAAGATTATTAAATATTGACAATAAAGTTCTTATTATTTCTAATCCATTTATTTTTGCAACCTATGGTCAAATTATTTTATCCTCACTAGCAAGAGAGAAGTTTAAAGTTTTTTTTTATTTAATTCCTTCAGGAGAATGCAGTAAAACACTAGACCATATTAAAAAGATTTACGATAGCGTTCTTAAACATCGGATAGAGCGTTCATCAACTTTACTTGCATTGGGTGGTGGAGTAGTTGGAGATGTAGCAGGTTTTGTAGCGGCAACTTGGCTACGGGGAATTAATCTTATACAAGTTCCAACTTCACTTTTAGCCATGGTAGATGCATCTATTGGAGGGAAAACAGGAGTTAACTATTCTCAAGGAAAAAATTTAATTGGTTCTTTTTATTCACCTCGGCTAGTATTCATAGATCCTGTAGTATTAAAAACTTTACCAATAAGAGAATTAAAAGCAGGAATGGCAGAAATAGTCAAATATAGCTTGATTTGGGATAAGGAACTATTTATTTATCTAGAGTCCGAAGATACTTTAAATGACCTAAATACCATCAACTTAAAAATACTTCAAAAAATAATTATCAAATCTTGTCTAACTAAAATTAACATAGTTAATCAGGACGAAAGTGAAAAAGGTATAAGAGCAATCCTGAATTATGGTCACACAATAGGTCATTCTATAGAAAGTTTAAGTAAACATGACATAGTTCATGGAGAAGCTGTCTCTATAGGTATGGTAGCAGCAGGAAGAATTGCTTCACTATTAGGGATATGGAGAGAAGATCTAAGAATACGTCAAGAACAATTACTTAAAAAAATATCATTACCAACAAAAATACCTAATTCATTAAGGGTAGACAATATTTTAGAAAATTTAAAATTAGACAAAAAAATCAAGTCTGGAAAAATTAGATTTATTCTGCCCCAAAAGATAGGAAAAGTCAAAGTCTATAACGATATTCCATCAAAAGTGATTGTTAATATTCTTAAATCTATGTATTCTTTCTAG
- the queF gene encoding preQ(1) synthase: MNEIPDTNSSTLKYGERNIIEGELITFPNPRIGRSYSILITLPEFTCKCPFSGHPDFATLEFKYVPNQKILELKALKLYINGFRDKYISHEESINQILDDFVEACEPSEATLKGNFNPRGNIHTVIEVCYKK, from the coding sequence ATGAATGAAATTCCAGATACTAATTCTTCAACATTAAAATACGGGGAACGTAATATTATAGAAGGGGAACTAATTACATTCCCTAATCCTCGTATAGGTAGATCTTATAGCATACTAATTACTTTGCCTGAGTTTACCTGTAAATGTCCTTTCTCAGGTCATCCTGATTTTGCGACTCTTGAATTTAAATATGTTCCTAATCAAAAAATCTTAGAGCTTAAAGCGTTAAAACTTTATATAAATGGCTTTCGTGATAAATATATTTCTCACGAGGAATCAATCAATCAAATATTGGATGATTTTGTAGAAGCATGTGAACCTTCAGAAGCAACTTTAAAAGGTAATTTTAATCCAAGAGGAAATATACATACTGTTATTGAAGTTTGTTACAAAAAATAA
- a CDS encoding helix-turn-helix domain-containing protein: MPYTISESCSSCNSCRVDCPTNAIQFNNGKYWIDQKLCNNCQGYYTEPQCIVQCPISSPIPIHPKKGRYKNITRDITSPELFINRKNTPFASSMIIWEACTVLTQAPVLNWEKDIQGNLYYKRFVKQGEGTILFRLNDVLDSRPSGLVRYLTDPSKLNFIDIRSACLHLLFSAYATTLERPWEQKFIINDQQIEQYLGLDKRKDISKTTKLTLIKLLLQQTCQLLAIINWPQQGKVKRFTIPEGPLWHLLDIQHYFQEDDFGCQHLIGLTFTLRAGIWSKYFLNKQGYNNRIAFYQYGSLPQFILSTVMSIWQQHPGAIRILLWLLFKSKMGRKQCVTVPTLMKVAYGQDRVLQADIKRNQRKKILKTFEGDLEVLNHYGVKAVFDPISYPENIQPLWVKVSKLPDDAEEALNFWINDGSQEHRLTDSGPRGKWNWLMKARILNFELPQEWEEELIKFERKKQQKNSQKNRVKKSSQLSAEKIQYARKKKGLSQRALAKQVGKSQSWIRDLEKGRCSAKAEDRENLQSILEL; encoded by the coding sequence ATGCCTTACACAATTTCTGAAAGTTGTTCTAGCTGTAATAGTTGTCGAGTTGATTGTCCTACTAATGCTATTCAATTCAACAATGGCAAATATTGGATTGACCAAAAACTATGTAATAATTGCCAAGGTTACTATACTGAACCTCAATGTATTGTTCAATGCCCTATTAGTAGCCCGATTCCTATTCATCCGAAAAAAGGTAGATATAAAAATATTACTAGAGACATTACATCTCCTGAATTATTTATTAACAGAAAAAATACTCCTTTTGCTTCTTCTATGATTATTTGGGAAGCTTGCACTGTATTAACTCAAGCTCCAGTTTTAAATTGGGAAAAAGATATACAAGGTAATCTTTATTACAAACGCTTTGTTAAACAAGGAGAAGGAACAATATTATTTCGTTTAAATGATGTCTTAGATTCTCGGCCTTCTGGCCTAGTAAGATATTTAACCGATCCGTCTAAGCTTAATTTTATAGATATTAGGTCTGCTTGCTTGCATCTTTTATTCTCCGCTTATGCAACTACTTTAGAGAGACCCTGGGAACAAAAATTTATAATTAATGACCAACAAATTGAACAGTATTTGGGATTAGATAAACGCAAAGATATTAGCAAGACAACGAAGTTAACTCTAATTAAATTATTATTACAACAAACTTGCCAATTATTAGCAATTATAAACTGGCCACAACAAGGAAAAGTTAAAAGGTTCACAATACCAGAAGGACCTTTATGGCATTTGCTAGATATTCAACACTATTTTCAGGAAGATGATTTTGGCTGTCAGCATTTAATCGGCTTAACATTTACTTTAAGAGCTGGAATATGGTCAAAATATTTTTTAAATAAACAAGGTTACAACAACAGGATTGCATTTTATCAGTATGGTTCTTTACCTCAATTTATATTAAGTACTGTAATGAGTATTTGGCAGCAACACCCTGGGGCAATACGAATACTACTTTGGTTACTTTTTAAAAGTAAAATGGGTAGGAAACAATGTGTAACTGTTCCTACTCTAATGAAGGTTGCTTATGGCCAAGATAGAGTACTTCAAGCAGATATTAAAAGGAATCAAAGAAAAAAAATATTGAAAACTTTTGAAGGTGATTTAGAAGTACTTAATCATTATGGAGTTAAGGCAGTCTTTGACCCTATCTCTTATCCAGAAAACATACAACCTTTGTGGGTTAAGGTATCAAAATTACCAGATGACGCTGAAGAAGCATTAAACTTTTGGATTAATGATGGTTCTCAAGAACATCGTTTAACAGACTCTGGGCCAAGGGGGAAATGGAACTGGCTTATGAAAGCAAGAATTTTAAATTTTGAACTTCCACAGGAGTGGGAAGAAGAATTAATAAAATTTGAACGAAAAAAGCAACAAAAAAACAGTCAAAAAAATCGTGTAAAAAAATCTTCTCAATTATCCGCAGAAAAAATCCAATATGCAAGAAAAAAGAAAGGGCTAAGTCAAAGAGCATTAGCAAAACAAGTAGGGAAAAGCCAGAGTTGGATTAGAGACTTAGAAAAAGGACGTTGTTCTGCTAAAGCTGAAGATCGTGAAAATCTTCAAAGTATTTTAGAACTATAA
- a CDS encoding DUF502 domain-containing protein yields MLQHFQQDLKNDFIAGLLVVIPLATTIWLTINIASWVINFLTQIPKQLNPFDGLNPILSYCLNLSVGFAVPIVCILIIGLMARNIAGKWLLDFGERILQSIPLAGAVYKTLKQILETLFKDSKSKFRRVVMIEYPRRGIWSLGFVTGTLSPPLQAYLEKPMLSIFIPTTPNPTSGWYSIIAEDDVIDLPVSIEDAFKVLISGGIVSPDISSYSLSQEDNELANTNTSTSIIREDFLITDEDIPTLKNVDN; encoded by the coding sequence GTGCTGCAGCACTTTCAACAAGACTTGAAAAATGATTTTATTGCTGGTCTCTTAGTTGTTATTCCTTTAGCAACTACTATTTGGCTAACTATTAATATTGCTAGTTGGGTTATTAATTTTCTAACTCAAATTCCCAAACAATTAAATCCTTTTGATGGACTGAATCCTATCTTAAGTTATTGTCTTAATTTGAGTGTTGGATTTGCTGTTCCAATTGTTTGTATATTAATAATAGGTTTAATGGCTCGTAATATAGCTGGTAAATGGTTACTAGACTTTGGCGAGCGTATTTTGCAATCTATTCCTTTAGCTGGAGCAGTGTATAAAACATTAAAGCAGATCCTAGAAACTCTTTTTAAAGATTCCAAAAGTAAATTCAGACGTGTTGTTATGATAGAGTACCCTCGACGTGGAATTTGGAGTTTAGGTTTTGTAACTGGAACTTTAAGTCCTCCTTTACAAGCTTATTTAGAAAAACCCATGTTAAGTATATTTATTCCCACCACTCCTAATCCTACCTCTGGCTGGTATTCTATCATTGCTGAAGATGATGTTATAGACTTACCAGTTTCTATCGAAGATGCTTTCAAGGTTTTAATTTCTGGAGGTATTGTTAGTCCTGATATTTCTAGTTATTCATTATCACAAGAAGATAATGAATTAGCTAATACTAATACTTCTACATCGATAATCAGAGAAGATTTCTTAATTACCGATGAAGATATACCCACTTTAAAAAATGTTGATAATTAA
- a CDS encoding aminotransferase class I/II-fold pyridoxal phosphate-dependent enzyme, producing MNISTLIQEAESILSPIFFDIDQRVKQNLKKTLNSFHYYHLGTHHFSSVTGYGHNDSGREVLDKVVAKILGAESAIVRIQFVSGTHAIASALFGVLRPGDEMVSVTGKPYDTLEEVIGLRGNHQGSLKDFHIKYRQLELTNKGTIDWNNLKMAINLSTKLVFIQRSCGYSWRPSLSISDIKKIVQIVKKQNPHVICFVDNCYGEFAEELEPTEVGIDLMAGSLIKNLGGTIVNSGGYVAGNKKLVEMAACRLTSPGIGSMGGATLNQNRLLFQGLFLAPQMVGESIKGSHLLAYIFDKLGYEVNPLPMSTRRDTIQAIKLGSVEKLITFCRTMQSYSPVGSYLDPIPSQMSGYEDQLIMAGGTFIDGSTSELSADGPLREPYIVFCQGGTHWTHISLILEKIIKEIELCS from the coding sequence TTGAACATTTCAACACTTATACAAGAAGCAGAAAGTATTCTATCACCGATTTTTTTTGATATTGATCAGAGAGTTAAGCAAAATCTCAAAAAAACTTTAAATTCTTTTCATTATTATCATTTAGGAACTCATCATTTTTCAAGTGTTACAGGATATGGACATAATGACTCTGGAAGAGAAGTATTAGATAAAGTTGTTGCTAAAATACTTGGTGCCGAATCAGCTATTGTTCGTATACAATTCGTATCAGGAACACATGCGATTGCTTCCGCATTATTTGGAGTTCTGCGCCCAGGAGATGAGATGGTGTCAGTTACGGGTAAGCCATATGACACATTAGAAGAAGTTATTGGATTAAGAGGAAATCACCAAGGTTCTTTAAAAGATTTTCATATCAAATATCGTCAACTAGAGCTAACTAATAAAGGAACGATTGATTGGAATAATTTGAAAATGGCAATTAATTTGTCTACTAAATTAGTTTTTATTCAACGCTCTTGCGGATATTCTTGGCGACCAAGCTTATCTATTTCAGATATTAAAAAAATTGTACAAATTGTTAAAAAACAAAATCCACATGTAATATGTTTTGTAGATAATTGTTACGGTGAATTCGCAGAAGAATTAGAGCCAACTGAAGTTGGTATTGATCTGATGGCTGGTTCTCTAATTAAGAATCTAGGAGGAACTATCGTTAATAGTGGAGGCTATGTTGCAGGCAATAAAAAACTTGTAGAGATGGCCGCTTGTCGATTAACTTCTCCAGGTATTGGAAGTATGGGAGGGGCCACACTAAACCAGAATAGATTATTATTTCAAGGCTTATTTTTAGCTCCACAAATGGTTGGAGAATCAATCAAAGGGAGTCATTTATTAGCTTATATTTTTGATAAGCTTGGTTACGAAGTAAATCCTTTACCTATGTCTACTCGAAGGGATACTATACAAGCTATTAAACTAGGATCTGTCGAAAAATTAATAACTTTTTGTCGCACAATGCAATCTTATTCCCCAGTAGGTTCTTATTTAGATCCAATTCCTTCTCAAATGTCGGGTTATGAAGATCAACTAATAATGGCTGGAGGGACTTTTATAGATGGCAGCACTTCCGAGTTATCAGCTGATGGTCCTCTAAGAGAGCCGTATATTGTTTTTTGTCAGGGGGGTACTCATTGGACACATATTTCTTTAATTTTAGAAAAGATAATTAAAGAAATAGAACTATGTTCATAA
- a CDS encoding Fe(3+) ABC transporter substrate-binding protein: MIKFSRRLFLSGLTTLAVISAMQITTSCSDKGKISNNLSDKSLGEVNLYSSRHYNTDTELYEGFTKETGIQVNLVEGSADELIERIRSEGENTKADVFMTVDVGRLWRAQKTNIFMPISSPILEERIPAPLREKNGYWFGFTKRSRVIVYNKSKVKPEELSTYESLADTKWKDRIIIRPSSNIYNQSLVASLIEANGEEATEKWVRGFVANFARPPQSNDTGQIRDVAAGVGDITLANTYYMARFAKSDDPIDKEVIKKIGVFFPNQEGRGAHINISGAGVVRNSPNQANAIKFLEYLTSSKAQEFFARGNDEYPVVEGAILDPVLKSFGTFKADDTNIASFGENLSTAVKVMNRAGWK; this comes from the coding sequence ATGATCAAGTTTTCAAGACGATTATTCCTAAGTGGATTAACAACACTAGCAGTTATTAGTGCAATGCAAATAACTACTAGTTGCTCAGACAAAGGTAAAATCAGTAACAATCTGAGTGATAAAAGTTTAGGAGAAGTTAATCTATATTCTTCTCGTCACTACAATACTGATACAGAATTGTATGAGGGTTTTACAAAAGAGACAGGGATTCAGGTTAACTTAGTTGAAGGAAGTGCTGATGAACTAATTGAGAGAATTAGAAGTGAAGGAGAAAACACCAAAGCAGATGTTTTCATGACAGTAGATGTTGGAAGATTATGGCGTGCTCAAAAAACAAATATTTTCATGCCTATTAGCTCTCCTATATTAGAAGAAAGAATACCAGCTCCTCTACGTGAAAAAAATGGATATTGGTTTGGGTTTACTAAAAGATCACGTGTAATTGTTTATAATAAAAGTAAAGTTAAACCTGAAGAACTTTCAACATATGAGTCTTTGGCTGATACTAAATGGAAAGATCGAATAATTATTCGACCATCTAGTAATATTTATAACCAATCTCTAGTTGCTTCTCTTATCGAAGCTAATGGAGAAGAGGCTACAGAAAAATGGGTAAGAGGTTTTGTTGCTAACTTTGCTCGTCCTCCCCAAAGTAATGATACTGGGCAAATTAGAGATGTGGCTGCAGGTGTAGGTGATATTACTTTAGCAAATACATACTATATGGCGCGTTTTGCTAAATCTGATGATCCAATAGACAAAGAAGTAATTAAAAAAATCGGAGTATTTTTTCCTAATCAAGAAGGTAGGGGAGCTCATATAAATATTAGCGGAGCTGGAGTTGTAAGAAATTCACCCAATCAGGCTAATGCTATTAAATTTTTAGAATATTTAACTAGTAGTAAAGCTCAAGAATTTTTTGCAAGAGGAAATGACGAATATCCCGTTGTAGAAGGTGCAATTCTTGATCCAGTCTTAAAAAGTTTTGGGACTTTTAAAGCTGATGATACTAACATTGCTTCTTTCGGCGAAAACTTATCTACTGCTGTTAAAGTTATGAATCGTGCAGGATGGAAATAG
- the clpP gene encoding ATP-dependent Clp endopeptidase proteolytic subunit ClpP, whose protein sequence is MIQSQISSPTIFSKESHQYYAKMENIVPMVVEQSGMGERAFDIYSRLLRERIIFLGTPVDDQMANSIVAQLLYLDSEDPEKDIQLYINSPGGSVYAGLAIYDTMKQIRPDIVTICFGLAASMGAFLLSGGTKGKRMALPSSRIMIHQPLGGAQGQAVDIAIQAQEILYIKKRLNNMLSEHTGKPFDTIAADTERDFFMSSKEAVEYGLIDKVIS, encoded by the coding sequence ATGATTCAATCGCAAATATCAAGCCCTACTATTTTCAGTAAAGAATCTCATCAATATTACGCAAAGATGGAAAATATAGTCCCCATGGTAGTAGAGCAATCTGGTATGGGGGAAAGAGCCTTTGATATTTATTCAAGATTATTACGAGAGCGTATTATATTTCTAGGGACTCCTGTAGATGATCAAATGGCCAACTCTATTGTTGCACAGCTTTTATACTTAGATTCAGAAGATCCTGAGAAAGACATTCAACTTTATATTAATTCTCCAGGTGGCTCGGTATATGCTGGATTAGCTATCTACGACACTATGAAACAAATTCGCCCTGATATTGTTACTATTTGTTTTGGTTTAGCTGCTAGCATGGGAGCTTTCTTATTATCGGGAGGAACTAAAGGTAAGCGTATGGCTTTACCTAGCTCTCGTATAATGATACATCAGCCTCTTGGTGGAGCACAGGGACAAGCTGTTGATATTGCTATTCAAGCTCAAGAGATATTGTATATAAAGAAAAGGCTTAATAATATGCTATCTGAACATACTGGCAAACCTTTTGACACTATAGCTGCGGATACTGAGAGAGACTTTTTTATGTCATCGAAAGAAGCAGTAGAATATGGTTTGATTGATAAAGTTATTTCTTAA
- the clpX gene encoding ATP-dependent protease ATP-binding subunit ClpX: MSKYDSHLKCSFCGKSQENVRKLIAGPGVYICNECVDLCNEILLDEDSTVESTAESTSSSQYKRIYSKRYSEKSGSSFEKISKPIEVKNYLDEYVVGQDEAKKVLSVAVYNHYKRLNFLQEKDKQVEDNIVDLQKSNILLIGPTGSGKTLLAQTLAKILEVPFAIADATSLTEAGYVGEDVENILFKLLQVADLDIHKAQRGIIYIDEIDKIACKNENFSTTRDVSGEGVQQALLKILEGTIANVSPNGGRKHPHQNCIQINTKDILFICGGAFISLDGIIDKRINKKSVGFVYSKDSYSDQGTIDLRQKVNSDDLIKFGMIPELIGRLPVIASLNTLTEETLATILTKPRNALVKQYQKLLSMDDIELEFTKEAIKEIAEEAYRRKVGARALRGIIEELMLDIMYELPSHRNIQKFIITKKMVQKRSTAELLI; this comes from the coding sequence ATGTCTAAGTATGATTCCCACTTAAAATGTTCATTCTGTGGAAAATCTCAGGAAAATGTAAGGAAACTCATCGCAGGACCAGGAGTTTATATTTGTAATGAATGTGTAGACCTTTGTAATGAAATTCTACTAGACGAAGACTCTACAGTCGAATCTACTGCAGAATCAACATCTTCGTCGCAATATAAAAGAATTTACAGTAAGCGGTATTCTGAAAAAAGTGGTTCATCATTTGAGAAAATTTCAAAACCTATAGAGGTTAAGAATTATCTTGATGAATACGTTGTTGGACAGGATGAAGCAAAGAAAGTTCTTTCAGTCGCAGTATATAATCACTATAAACGTTTAAACTTTCTCCAGGAAAAAGATAAACAAGTTGAGGATAATATTGTTGACCTACAAAAATCTAACATATTATTGATAGGTCCAACAGGTTCAGGTAAAACACTACTTGCTCAAACATTAGCAAAGATTTTAGAAGTTCCTTTCGCGATTGCTGATGCAACTAGTTTAACAGAAGCAGGTTATGTCGGAGAGGATGTAGAAAATATTTTATTTAAGTTATTACAAGTTGCAGATCTTGATATACATAAAGCCCAAAGAGGAATAATCTATATAGATGAAATTGATAAAATTGCATGTAAAAATGAAAATTTTTCTACTACACGTGATGTTTCTGGAGAAGGGGTTCAACAAGCTTTACTAAAAATTTTAGAAGGTACAATTGCTAATGTATCCCCCAATGGTGGTAGAAAACACCCTCACCAAAATTGTATTCAAATTAATACTAAAGACATTTTATTTATTTGTGGAGGTGCTTTTATTAGCTTAGATGGGATTATTGACAAAAGAATAAATAAAAAATCAGTTGGATTTGTTTACTCAAAAGATTCATATTCAGATCAAGGAACAATAGATCTAAGACAAAAGGTTAATTCAGATGATTTGATAAAATTTGGCATGATACCAGAGCTTATAGGTAGGCTTCCCGTCATAGCGTCTCTTAATACTTTGACTGAAGAGACTCTTGCTACTATTTTAACTAAGCCAAGAAATGCTCTAGTTAAGCAATATCAGAAATTATTAAGTATGGATGATATTGAATTAGAATTTACGAAAGAAGCAATTAAAGAAATTGCAGAAGAAGCTTATCGAAGAAAAGTAGGAGCAAGGGCATTACGCGGCATTATTGAAGAGCTAATGCTAGATATAATGTATGAGCTACCATCACATAGAAACATACAAAAATTCATAATCACAAAAAAAATGGTACAAAAAAGATCGACTGCAGAATTATTGATATAA
- a CDS encoding acyl-CoA desaturase — MIVTTSKKLPRDWTIIVYMILIHSFALFALSPSNFSWGAVGIAIFFYWVTGALGITLGFHRLVSHRSFQTPKWLEYLLVFCGTLACQGGVIQWVGLHRIHHKFSDTKSDPHDSKRGFWWSHMGWIIHKIPADKYISLYTQDISEDHFYKFCQIFMIPIQLFLGVFLYFLGGKAFVVWGIFVRLVVVLHFTWFVNSATHKFGYQSYKSNDNSRNCWWVALLTFGEGWHNNHHAYQYSARHGITWWEIDITWITIKFLRFLGLAKNVKLAPKSSNI; from the coding sequence ATGATTGTTACCACATCGAAAAAACTTCCCCGTGACTGGACAATTATTGTTTATATGATTTTAATTCATTCCTTCGCATTATTTGCTTTATCACCAAGCAACTTTAGTTGGGGAGCTGTTGGTATAGCTATTTTTTTTTATTGGGTCACAGGAGCTTTGGGAATCACGTTAGGTTTTCATAGATTAGTTTCTCATCGTAGTTTTCAAACTCCTAAATGGCTAGAATATTTATTAGTTTTTTGTGGAACATTAGCTTGTCAAGGCGGAGTTATTCAGTGGGTTGGTTTGCATCGTATTCACCACAAATTTTCTGATACGAAGTCAGATCCTCATGATTCCAAACGCGGATTCTGGTGGAGTCACATGGGATGGATAATACATAAAATTCCTGCAGATAAATATATTTCTCTTTACACTCAAGATATTAGTGAAGATCATTTTTATAAGTTTTGTCAAATTTTCATGATTCCAATTCAACTTTTTCTTGGAGTATTTCTTTACTTCTTAGGAGGAAAAGCTTTTGTAGTATGGGGTATATTTGTTCGTTTAGTAGTTGTTCTCCATTTTACTTGGTTTGTTAATAGTGCTACTCATAAATTTGGATATCAAAGCTATAAGTCTAATGACAATTCTCGTAACTGCTGGTGGGTAGCATTATTGACTTTTGGAGAGGGGTGGCATAATAACCATCATGCCTATCAATATTCTGCTCGTCATGGAATAACTTGGTGGGAAATTGATATTACTTGGATAACTATTAAATTTCTTAGGTTTTTAGGATTGGCTAAAAATGTAAAATTAGCTCCTAAAAGTAGCAATATATAA
- the nusB gene encoding transcription antitermination factor NusB, giving the protein MTSRQQPRRIARELALLSMSQVKGTPEKIEQLQIENLVLAAIRVLTNEVKDTLETASGEIIRGHNQLFKYETRSSNLESAKTMLAEALELTQGAINCLAGAIEFPEIIQLAGQDDVQKYAIEIIHSICRKKKELDNQLETVLKDWQLRRLAKIDQDILRIAVAEILLLNIPEKVAINEAVELAKRYSDDDGYRFINGVLRRFVDHIKEEKKDECLL; this is encoded by the coding sequence ATGACTTCTCGTCAACAACCTCGTAGAATTGCTCGTGAATTAGCCTTACTAAGCATGAGTCAAGTTAAAGGGACTCCAGAAAAAATTGAGCAGCTTCAAATTGAAAATCTTGTTTTAGCGGCTATTCGTGTTCTTACTAACGAAGTAAAAGATACGTTAGAAACTGCTTCGGGAGAAATAATAAGAGGTCACAACCAATTATTTAAATATGAGACACGTTCTAGTAATCTTGAAAGTGCTAAAACAATGCTCGCAGAAGCTTTAGAATTAACTCAGGGAGCAATTAACTGCTTAGCAGGGGCAATAGAATTTCCTGAAATAATTCAATTAGCTGGTCAAGATGATGTACAAAAATATGCTATTGAAATTATTCATTCTATATGTAGAAAGAAAAAAGAACTTGATAATCAATTAGAAACAGTTTTAAAAGATTGGCAGTTAAGAAGATTAGCAAAAATAGATCAAGATATTCTACGTATTGCAGTTGCAGAAATTTTACTTCTTAATATTCCCGAAAAAGTCGCTATTAATGAAGCCGTTGAACTTGCAAAACGTTACTCTGATGATGATGGCTATCGTTTTATTAATGGAGTTCTTCGACGATTTGTAGACCACATAAAAGAAGAAAAAAAAGATGAATGTCTTCTTTAA
- the lexA gene encoding transcriptional repressor LexA → MELLTSAQQELYDWLVQYINENQHAPSIRQMMIAMNLRSPAPVQSRLEHLRNKGYIAWTEGKARTIRILNSEPKGIPIIGTIEIGGVIKFFDSVKYRVDFCYLSYVENAWGLVVSDKITSNDSIKANDIAVMRPFKENEILKKEQIIVARIEKHKIILKRYSKWGDMAMLKSIDSDYQLLKIEPNQLQIEGVLIGIWKKL, encoded by the coding sequence ATGGAACTTTTAACTTCTGCCCAGCAAGAATTATATGACTGGTTAGTCCAGTATATTAACGAAAATCAGCATGCTCCCTCTATCCGTCAAATGATGATAGCTATGAATCTTCGATCACCAGCCCCAGTTCAAAGCCGGCTGGAACATCTAAGAAATAAAGGTTACATCGCTTGGACAGAAGGGAAAGCTCGTACTATTAGAATATTAAATTCTGAACCAAAAGGTATTCCTATTATAGGTACAATTGAAATAGGTGGAGTTATAAAATTTTTTGATAGTGTAAAATACCGAGTAGATTTTTGCTACTTATCATATGTTGAAAATGCTTGGGGTTTAGTTGTATCAGACAAAATAACAAGCAATGATTCAATAAAAGCTAATGATATAGCTGTCATGCGTCCTTTTAAAGAAAACGAAATTTTAAAGAAAGAGCAAATCATAGTGGCTAGAATAGAAAAACACAAAATAATTTTGAAACGATACAGTAAATGGGGAGATATGGCTATGCTAAAATCTATAGACTCAGATTATCAGCTTTTAAAGATAGAACCAAATCAGTTACAAATCGAGGGAGTACTGATAGGTATTTGGAAAAAACTTTAA
- the rpsU gene encoding 30S ribosomal protein S21 — MTQIIRGENEGIESALRRFKRQVSKAGIFYDMKKNRHFETPIEKRKRKALAKQRQRKRSYR; from the coding sequence ATGACCCAAATTATTCGCGGAGAGAATGAGGGTATTGAATCAGCTTTACGTCGCTTTAAAAGGCAAGTCAGCAAAGCTGGTATTTTCTATGATATGAAAAAAAATCGTCATTTTGAGACTCCAATTGAAAAACGTAAACGTAAAGCTCTTGCTAAACAACGACAACGTAAGAGAAGTTATCGTTAA